The Streptomyces sp. NBC_00576 genome contains the following window.
CCTCAACGTGGCGCGCAAGGTCTTCGAGACCAACGTCGTCTCGGCGCTCGGCCTCGCCCAGAAGACCTGGCACGCCTGGCAGAAGGAGAACGGCGGCGCGATCGTCAACATCACGTCCGTTGCCGGCCTCTCGGCCTCGCCGTTCATCGGCGCGTACGGCATCAGTAAGGCCGCGATGGACAACCTGACGCTGCAACTGGCGTACGAGTACGCGCCCCGGGTGCGGGTCAACTCGATCGCGCCGGCCGTTGTGAAGACGAAGTTCGCGCAGGCGCTCTACGAGGGCCGGGAGGAGGAGGCGGCCGCCGCCTACCCGCTCGGCCGGCTCGGCGTACCCTCCGACATCGGCGGCGCCGCCGCGTTCCTGACCTCGTCCCAGGCCGACTGGATCACCGGCCAGACGCTCGTGGTCGACGGCGGTATCTTCCTCAAGGCCGGACACGGCTGACGTACCCGTACGGAGTGGGGCGGGCGTTCGTCGGGAGACGGGCGCCCGCGTCGGTTCGGCGGCGCCGATTTTTACGTCTGCTTTGCCATTTACCGGAAGATGAGTGGCGAAAGGTCTCTATGTCGGCCACTGCAAACTTATGCGCCGCAGCTGACAGAAAAAGCTCCGGTGTCGACGTCCGAGGTCACACGGCCCGATGACGGTGCTGTCCGATACGCGCTGATCAAGTGGCCTGCCAGGAAGCTGGACCACCCGGTGGGGCACTGCGGTATGGTCTGCCGACCGTTGGCTTGGTATGGCAGATCGAGGAGCGTGCACGTGTTCAACCGGAACCGGGGCCTGCGGCAGCTGGCGACAGCCGCGTCCATATCCATGGTCGCCGGATGCGGAGTCTTCTCCTCCGACTCCTCCAATGAGGGGAAGTCGATCGTGGTGGGGACGACCAGTGAGCCCAGCACACTGGACCCGGCGGCCTCCTGGGACAACTCGTGGGAGCTGTTCCGCAACGTTCACCAGACCCTGCTCAACTTCGAGACCGGCGGGTCCGAGCCCAAGCCCGACGCCGCCAAGAGCTGCGCGTTCACCGACAGTTCGAGCACGGTGTACAGCTGTGAGCTGCGCGAGGGCCTTGAGTTCTCGGACGGACACGAACTGGACGCGAAGGCCGTCAAGTACTCCATCGACCGGATCAAGACGATCAACGTCAACGGTGGCCCCGCCGGTCTGCTGACCAGCCTCGACCGGATCGAGGTAAAGGGTGACCGCGGGATCGTCTTCCATCTGAACCAGGCCGACGCGACCTTCCCCTTTGTGCTCTCCACGCCCGCCATGTCGATCGTGGACCCCGAGGAGTACCCCGCGAAGTCCCTCCGCCAGGACGGCAAGGTCAACGGCTCGGGGCCGTACATCCTGGAGTCCTACAAAGAGGGAGACAAGGCCGTACTCGTCAGGAACGACCGCTACAAGGGCATCGCGAAGCTCAGGAACGACGCGGTCACCATCCGCTACTTCCAGAAGTCGTCCGAGGTGGCCGACGCTCTCCGCGACAAGTCGGTCGACATCATCTACCGCGGTCTCAGCGCAGACGACATCGTCGACATCCAGGACAACGAGAAGGAGGAGGGGCTCCAGCTCGTCGAGAACGCCACCACCGAGATCAGTTACCTGGTGTTCAACCCCAAGGACCCGTGGTCAAGCAGGCTCTCGGTCCGCAGGGCGATCGCCCAGATCGTCGACCGTCCGGCGCTCGCCCACAACATCTACAAGGACACCGTCGAGCCGCTGTACTCCATGATCCCCAAGGGTCTGGTCGGCCATACGACGGGCTTCTTCGACGACTTCGGGAATCCCAGTTCCTCCAAGGCCAGGCAGATCCTCCTGGAGGACGGCATCACCGAGCGGGTCCCGCTGACCCTCTGGTACACGAGCGACCGCTACGGCTCCCAGACCAAGCCGGCCTTCGAGGAACTGAAGCGACAGCTGGAGTCCTCCGGCCTGTTCACCGTCACGCTCCAGAGCCGCCCCTGGAAGACCTACGTGGACGGCTACCAGAAGGGCGAGTACCCGGTGTTCGGGCGCGGCTGGTTCCCCGACTTCCCCGACGCCGACAACTTCATCGCCCCCTTCGTGGGCGAGCAGAACGCGCTCGGTACGCCGTACACGTCGCCCGAGATCACCGGTGAACTGCTGCCCGCCTCACGCCGGGAGAGCGACCGCGGGGCCGTCGGCGAGGAGTTCGAGGAGGCCCAGCAGATCCTCCTGGACGACGCCCGGCTGCTGCCGCTGTGGCAGGGCAAGCAGCATGTGGCGGCGAAGGAGGACATCGGCGGTGCCGAGGTGTCCATCGACCCGGCGACGATGATGGTGATGTGGGAGCTGTATTGGAAGACCAGCTGGTAGCTGAGCTCATGGCCGGCGCACGGTGCACGGCGGGTGTCCGGAGTCGCTGTCAGTGACCCGTTGTCAGTGGGCGCCGGTAGGTTCTTCGGTGAGTGGAACACACCGCACATCGGAGGAAGTTCACGTGACCGACATCGCCATGCTGCCCGAGTCCTGGCGCGGCGTCCTGGGTGACGAGCTGCAGCAGCCCTACTTCAAGGAGCTGACCGAGTTCGTCGAGGAGGAGCGGGCGAAGGGTCCTGTCTATCCTCCGCGCGACGAGGTGTTCGCCGCGCTCGACGCGACGCCGTACGACAAGGTGAAGGTCCTGATCCTCGGTCAGGACCCCTACCACGGCGAGGGGCAGGGTCACGGCCTGTGCTTCTCGGTCCGGCCCGGGGTGAAGACCCCGCCCTCGCTCCGCAACATCTACAAGGAGATGAAGGAGGAGCTGGGCACGCCCGTCCCCGACAACGGCTATCTGATGCCGTGGGCCGAACAGGGCGTGCTGCTGCTCAACGCGGTGCTCACGGTCCGCTCCGGCGAGGCCAACTCGCACAAGGGGAAGGGCTGGGAGAGGTTCACTGACGCGGTGATCCGGTCCGTGGCCGACCGTCCCGACCCGGCGGTCTTCGTCCTGTGGGGCAACTACGCGCAGAAGAAGCTCCCGTTGATCGACGAGGAGCGGCATGTGGTGGTGAAGGGGGCACACCCGTCGCCTCTGTCGGCGAAGAAGTTCTTCGGCTCGCGCCCGTTCACCCAGATCAACGAGGCGGTGGCCGGTCAGGGGCACGACCCGATCGACTGGACGATTCCCGATCTGGGCTGAGTTCTGACCTGGGCTGACCTGGGAGCGGTGAGCCGCATCGTGGGGCCGGTCCGGTGCCGCACCGGCCCGCCTGTGCGGGATTGTCAGTGCCTGCGGTTAGCGTCGGGAGCGACAGCGGGCACAGGCGGACAGGGTGGAGGTCGCGGTGGCGGAGCGGCAGGAACAGGTGGCGCCGGAGGCCATGATGACCCGGATCGGACAGGCCGTCATGTTGCATCACGGCGGTGACCGCGAGGAGGCCCGGGGCCGCTTCCTGGGGCTGTGGGCGGAGATCGGCGAGGACGGCGACCCGTTGCACCGCTGCACTCTGGCGCACTACATGGCAGACACCCAGGATGATCCTTCGGACGAACTGGCGTGGGATCTCCGGGCGTTGTCGGCGGCGGAGGAACTGTCGGACGAGCGCGTCGCGGCGGTCGTCCGCCACGAAGGGGCAATCGCGGTGCGCGCCCTGTACCCCTCGCTGCACCTGAACCTCGCCGCCGACTACGTGAAGCTGGACCGCCCCGACGCCGCCCGGACCCACATCCGCCGCGCCCGCGGCGCGGCCGACGCCCTGGGCGACGACAGTTACGGCGACGGGATCAGGGCGGCCATCGGGCGGCTGGAACTGCGGCTGGGGGAGGGGGAATCCTCCGGCAGGTCGGATGGGGGGTCGGATGGGGGGTCGGACGGAGGATCGGGAGGGGAGTCCTGGGGGCCGCCGAGGCAACGGCCCTAGGCGGTCCTGACGGCTCCGGGGGCTCTCGAGGGTTTGACCGCGCGGTGTCAGGCCGCCTTGTGCGCACTCAACGCCCGTACGCCTCCTTGCAGATGACCGCCTGGGGGCTGTCCTTGCCCCAGCCGCCGTACTTTCTGCCGAGGGCGCACACATCCGTGTTCTCGCGTACCGGGCGGGGCATGTCGGGGATTTCGACGCGGGGCTGGGTATGGCGGCGCTCCGGCTTCGGCGGGCGCTGTTTCGGCTTCGTCCGGCGCGGCGGCGGGGGTGCCGGAGCGGCAGCCGGTGGGGGCTCGGGTGCCGCTGCGGCCGGGCGGTGCCGCTCGGACGGGACCCGCGGTGCCCGCTGCGCCGGCGGGGGCCTGCGGTCCGGGCCGATGAGCTCCAGTGCCTCCCGGGCAGGCGCCTGCACGATCTGCGGTTCGGCCCGGCTGTCCGGGTGGGGCACCGCCGGCCGGGACGGCGCCGGGGGTGGGCCGGGCGCGGAAGGGTGCTGGATCGTGACGCAGCCGGAGAGGGCCGTGACAGCCACGGTGACCAGAAGCGTTGCGGTGGTCGTCGTTCGATGCACCCGCGCAACTCTGCTGTGTCCGGCCGGATTTGGAACCGTGGACCAGCGGACGATGCCCCACACGGGTGATCTCCGTCCCCGTACGGAGGGTGCGAGACGGGCCCGGCTGACGGTTGTCACCGTCCCGAGGCGCGCCGGGCGCGCCCTCCGCCGGCTCGGTTCAGTCGCCGGT
Protein-coding sequences here:
- a CDS encoding SDR family oxidoreductase; amino-acid sequence: MTTVELSGKVALITGASRGIGYGIAEALLARGDRVCITGRNEDALKEAVETLGADRVIGVAGKAHDEAHQAVAVERTLEAFGRVDFLVNNAGTNPVFGPIADLDLNVARKVFETNVVSALGLAQKTWHAWQKENGGAIVNITSVAGLSASPFIGAYGISKAAMDNLTLQLAYEYAPRVRVNSIAPAVVKTKFAQALYEGREEEAAAAYPLGRLGVPSDIGGAAAFLTSSQADWITGQTLVVDGGIFLKAGHG
- the ung gene encoding uracil-DNA glycosylase; translated protein: MTDIAMLPESWRGVLGDELQQPYFKELTEFVEEERAKGPVYPPRDEVFAALDATPYDKVKVLILGQDPYHGEGQGHGLCFSVRPGVKTPPSLRNIYKEMKEELGTPVPDNGYLMPWAEQGVLLLNAVLTVRSGEANSHKGKGWERFTDAVIRSVADRPDPAVFVLWGNYAQKKLPLIDEERHVVVKGAHPSPLSAKKFFGSRPFTQINEAVAGQGHDPIDWTIPDLG
- a CDS encoding ABC transporter substrate-binding protein: MFNRNRGLRQLATAASISMVAGCGVFSSDSSNEGKSIVVGTTSEPSTLDPAASWDNSWELFRNVHQTLLNFETGGSEPKPDAAKSCAFTDSSSTVYSCELREGLEFSDGHELDAKAVKYSIDRIKTINVNGGPAGLLTSLDRIEVKGDRGIVFHLNQADATFPFVLSTPAMSIVDPEEYPAKSLRQDGKVNGSGPYILESYKEGDKAVLVRNDRYKGIAKLRNDAVTIRYFQKSSEVADALRDKSVDIIYRGLSADDIVDIQDNEKEEGLQLVENATTEISYLVFNPKDPWSSRLSVRRAIAQIVDRPALAHNIYKDTVEPLYSMIPKGLVGHTTGFFDDFGNPSSSKARQILLEDGITERVPLTLWYTSDRYGSQTKPAFEELKRQLESSGLFTVTLQSRPWKTYVDGYQKGEYPVFGRGWFPDFPDADNFIAPFVGEQNALGTPYTSPEITGELLPASRRESDRGAVGEEFEEAQQILLDDARLLPLWQGKQHVAAKEDIGGAEVSIDPATMMVMWELYWKTSW